A stretch of Telopea speciosissima isolate NSW1024214 ecotype Mountain lineage chromosome 11, Tspe_v1, whole genome shotgun sequence DNA encodes these proteins:
- the LOC122645981 gene encoding UDP-glycosyltransferase 73C12-like — MASSIENHELHFILIPLMAQGHMIPMTDIARLLAQQGVTITIVTTPLNAFRFKSIIDRAAKSGLRIQLLQLRFPSTELGLPDGCENLDNLPSRELIKNFFHAASMLQPALEQSLQEMEPYPSCLISHMGLPWTSHIALKFGIPRFFFNGMSCFSLLCNQNLLCYKPHESVESDSEPFVVPGMPHRIELTKAQLAGSVRDDEPSIREIRKQVREAERTADGVVINSFYELETCYVDEYQKLMGKKAWCVGPVSLYNKEASDKAERGNKAAIDEDQCLEWLDSREAESVVYVCLGSLCPLAPSQLIEIGLALERSNRPFVWVIRQGNNNKPSEELERLEQRTKGRGLLIRGWAPQVLILSHRAVGVFVTHCGWNSTLEGMSAGVPMITWPMFADQFYNEKLIVQILGIGVRVGVDVSCQMGEGEKLGVYVKGEEVEKTIGILMDGGEEGEVVRKKAREVGEIANRAVEEGGSSHLNISLFIQDIKLQVVEKQSRRRGVDLK; from the coding sequence ATGGCTTCTTCCATTGAAAACCATGAGCTTCACTTCATTCTGATTCCTCTAATGGCTCAAGGCCACATGATTCCAATGACAGACATAGCGAGATTGCTAGCCCAACAAGGCGTTACCATCACCATCGTCACTACCCCACTTAACGCTTTTCGATTCAAATCGATCATCGATCGTGCCGCCAAATCTGGCCTTCGAATCCAACTTCTCCAACTTCGTTTCCCATCTACAGAACTTGGATTACCAGATGGGTGTGAGAATCTCGACAATCTCCCCTCACGAGAACTGATCAAAAATTTCTTCCACGCTGCAAGCATGCTTCAACCAGCCTTGGAGCAATCTCTTCAAGAAATGGAACCATACCCGAGCTGCTTAATCTCCCATATGGGTCTTCCATGGACATCTCATATAGCTCTTAAGTTTGGAATTCCAAGGTTTTTCTTCAATGGTATGTCTTGCTTCAGTCTCTTGTGCAACCAAAACTTACTCTGTTACAAGCCGCATGAAAGTGTCGAATCCGATTCGGAGCCCTTTGTGGTTCCAGGCATGCCTCATCGAATCGAGCTAACAAAGGCTCAGTTAGCAGGAAGTGTTCGTGACGATGAACCCTCTATCAGAGAAATCAGAAAACAAGTCAGAGAAGCTGAGCGAACGGCGGATGGTGTGGTGATTAACAGTTTTTACGAATTGGAAACTTGTTATGTGGACGAGTACCAGAAGCTTATGGGGAAGAAAGCTTGGTGTGTTGGCCCTGTTTCACTATACAACAAGGAAGCCTCAGATAAGGCTGAGAGAGGtaataaagcagccattgaTGAGGACCAATGCTTGGAGTGGTTGGATTCGAGAGAAGCAGAGTCTGTCGTTTACGTTTGTCTTGGAAGCCTATGTCCCTTGGCTCCTTCACAATTGATTGAGATTGGGTTGGCTTTGGAGAGATCGAACCGCCCATTTGTATGGGTGATCAGACAAGGAAACAACAATAAACCATCAGAAGAATTGGAGAGATTGGAACAGAGGACCAAAGGAAGAGGGCTTTTGATTCGAGGCTGGGCACCACAAGTGTTGATCTTGTCACACAGGGCAGTGGGAGTTTTCGTAACACATTGTGGGTGGAATTCGACCCTGGAAGGGATGAGTGCAGGTGTGCCTATGATAACATGGCCCATGTTTGCAGATCAATTCTATAACGAGAAACTGATTGTGCAGATTTTGGGGATTGGAGTAAGGGTTGGTGTGGATGTCTCTTGTCAGATGGGGGAAGGTGAAAAGCTTGGGGTTTATGTGAAGGGAGAAGAGGTTGAGAAGACAATTGGGATTTTAATGGATGgtggagaggaaggagaagtggtaaggaagAAAGCAAGAGAGGTTGGGGAGATAGCAAACAGAGCAGTTGAAGAAGGGGGTTCTTCTCATCTCAACATCTCACTCTTTATTCAAGATATCAAGCTTCAGGTAGTAGAgaagcaatcaaggaggagaggAGTTGATttgaagtga